A window of Phenylobacterium sp. NIBR 498073 genomic DNA:
TTGGACGCGGATGCCGTCCCATTTCCATTCGGCGGCGTAGTCGTCCGGATCGAGCCTGGCGAAGTCGACCGCCTCGTCGAGGCCTTGCGCCAGCATCACCGGCCGGAAGCGCCCCGGGGCGTTGGCGGTCGGGCGGTCCGAGCGGCCCTCAAGCCAGGCGAACAGGTCGTCATAGGGCGGGGCGAGCGCATGCCAGACCTCCTCGACCTCCGAGACCTCGACCGGACCGAGCGCGGCGACGGCGGTCTTGGCCAGCCGGGCCGAGACGCCGATCCGCAGCCCCCCGGTCATCAGCTTGAGCAGCGCCCAGCGGCCAGTGGCGTCGAGGGCGTCGAGCCAGCCCTCGATCAGCCGCTGGACCTCGGCGCGGCTGGCCCCGCGCAGAGCGTCGACCACCTCGGACAGCTCCGGTTCGCGGTTGGCGCCCGGGCGGGCGGGCCAGACCAGGGCGACGGTCTCGGCCAGATCTCCCACATAGTCGTAAGACCAGCCGAACAGCACCGGATCCATCCGGGCCTCGACCGCCTTGCGGATGAAGGTCGGCTTGGCGGCGTCGAAGACGAGGTCGCCGGTCAGGGCCGCCAGCGCCCAGCCCCGGTCGGGGTCGGGCGCGTTGGCGAAATGGTCGCGCAGCAGGACGAGCTTGGCGTTCCGCGAAGCGGTCAGCGACAGGCGGTCGAGGAGCTCGGCGAAGGCGCGCATGCGATCAGCTTAACGCGCGACGCCGAGCTTGGCCTCAGGCGGCGGGCTTCTGTTTGCGCCGCCAGGGCCACTTCAACCGCTTGCGCAGCGCCCAGATCAGCAGGCCGCCGAGCAGCAACCAGGGCAAGGTCCAGGCGATGACGTTGATCAACAGCGCAACGGTGGCGGCGAGGATGCCCAGGAAGTCGCTCAGAGCTTTGCCGATGGGTGACCAGACGCCCTGCGGCGCCAGGACGCCGCCGGATTCGTAGCTGATCGTCACGTCCGACGTCGCCACCCGCTGGCGCATCATGGTCAGTTCCGACTGCGCGGCGTCCAGTTCGCCTTGGACCTTGGACAGTTCGCGTTCCAGCTCGACGAGGTCGGCTAGCTTCCCAGGACGCGAGGCGAGCAGCGCCTGGAGCCGGTCGCGCAGGGTGATCTTGGCGCGAAGCATGGCCTCAGTGTCGACGATCTGGCGCGAAAGGTCCTCGGACGAGACCTGGGAGCGCACCAACCTGCCGCCCGCGCCCTTGGCGTCCACGGCGAGGCCCCGGCGGAACTGGGTCAACCAGGGTGGGGCCGCGCGCAGATTGAGCTCGGCCGACAACTGGTCTTCGCCGTGTTCGTTCACGGATGAGCCGATGACTTGGCAGATCGCGGGGCCAGCCTTGGCGCAAGCCGCCTCGTGGCGGGCGAGAAGCGTGCGCACGCCCTTGGGCGAGGCTTGCAGGCCGTAGTCGTAGCTGTAGGCGAGCATGGGGGCGCCCGCCGGGACGCTGTCCGCTGGTCGTGTGGCGGCGTCAGTCGCGGCCGCGGCGGCGTCGGCGAGGGTGTTCTGCTCCTTGTAGGCCCGCTCGACGGGCCGGCCGCATCCCGCCAGCAGGATGCAAAGGGCCAGTCCAACAATCGATGATCGCATGTCCCGCTCCGCCGAAGATGACGAACTCGACGGTAACGGGTTCGTGATGCCCGGCAAGCCGCTTTCACAACCAGAGGTGCGGGGCTCGCCCGATCAGTCCTCGGTCTCGTCCTCGTAGCCGACCAGGGCCAGGGCGCGGGCTCTGATGTCGTGCAGCTGCGCCCAGCGCAGCAGGGCTTCCTCGCGGCCGTGGGTGATCCAGAGCTCGCCGGGGCGCAGTTCGTCGACGGTGGCGGTCAGCTCGTCCCAGTCCGCGTGGTCGGAGATCACCAGCGGCAGCTCGACGCCGCGCTGGCGGGCCCGGGCGCGGACCTGCATCCAGCCGGAGGCGAAGGCCGTGACCGGGTCGGGGAAACGGCGCGACCAGCGGTCGGCCAGGGCGCCGGGCGGAGCGATGATGATCTGGCCGGCGAAGTCCTGCTTCTGGTCCGAGGTCGCCGGCGCCAGCGGGCCGAGCGGTACGCCGTGCGCCTCATAGAGCGCGTTCAGCCGATCGAGCGCGCCGTGGACGTAGATCGTCCGCTCCCAGCCGGCCTCGCGCAGCAGGCGGATGATCCGCTGGGCCTTGCCGAGCGCATAGGCGCCGACCAGGTGGGCGCGCTCGGGGAACTGCTGGACCGAGCGCAGCAGCCTGGCGATCTCGTGGCCTGCGTCGGGGTGCCGGAACACCGGCAGGCCGAAGGTGGCCTCGGAGATGAAGACGTCGCAGGGGACCGGCTCGAAGGCTAAGCAGGTCGGGTCGCGGCGGCGCTTGTAGTCGCCGGAGACCACCATGGTCAGGCCCTTCCACGCGACGACGGCCTGGGCCGAGCCGAGCACATGGCCGGCCGGGACCAGGGTGACGTCCACCCCGTCGCGGCTGACGCTCTCGCCATAGGCCAGCGGCTGCACCGAGCCAGCGAAGTCCTGGCCATAGCGCTCGGCCATGATCGCCAGGGTCTGCGGGGTGGCGATCACCGTGCCGTGGCCGGCGCGGGCGTGGTCGGCGTGGCCGTGGGTGATCACCGCGCGCGCCACCGGCGCCACCGGATCGACGAAGAAGTCGCCAGGCGCGCAGTAGAGCCCCTCGGGCTTTGGGCAGAGCAGGCTTTCGGGCCGGATCATGGCTGGGAATATGGGAACGGGTTTCTCGGCGTGTCATCCCGGCTTCGGCCGCAGGACGAAGGCCGGGACCCATGAACACCTGATCATGCAGGATGTTGCGAGGGTCGCGCCCTTTCCGGCGAGCTTAGGCGGCAATGGGTCCCGGACAAGCGCTGCGCGCTTTCCGGAACGACACTTCGCAGCAAGCCGAACATTACATAGTATTCATATTATGAAATCGAGGTCATGACCAAGACTTAACGAGTATTCGGAGGTGTCATCTCGTATACCCCTCTCATCGGGACGCGGACATCGCGGACCACGCCAGACCAGAGGGACAACACCATGCGTAACACCTTCGCTTTCAACGGCTTCGCCAACCTCGTTCTCGCCGCCACTCCGCTGATGGCCGTCGCCGTCGCGATCCTCACCAAGGCCGCCGGCGTCGCCTAAGTGACCGGCCTGCAATTGACCTACCGTCACGTTGACCGATAGGCGGAGGCGCCTCAAAGACGGGGGATGAACACATACCCCGAGGCCCTTCGCGAGATTGCGCGGCACATGGTGGAAACCGTGCCGCAGGCCTCCGCCCTCGGCTTCAAGCTGCTGTCCGTCGAGCCTTCGCGAGGCTCTATTTTTACCCCCTGGCGCGAAGACCTGGTCGGCGATCCCGACACCGGCGTCATCGCAGGCGGGGTGGTCACCGCGCTTCTTGATCATGTCTGCGGCCTGGCGATCATCTCGACCGCGCGGGACGCGACGACCCCCTTCTCGACCGCCACGCTCGACTTGCGCATCGACTACATGCGCCCGGCGGCGCCGCGCGCCGACATCACCGCCAGCGCCCATTGCTACAAGCTGACCCGGACCATCGCCTTCGTGCGGGCCCACGCCTACGACGCCGACCCGCAAGACCCGATCGCCACGGCCCAGGCCGCCTTCATCCTCAAGAGGGCGCCCGCCGCATGAGCCAGTCCGCCGCCGCCCAACGCCTGGAAGAGTTCCTCGGCCGGGTGCCCTATGTCCGGTTTCTCGGTATGCGCGCCGAGCTGGCCGGGGACGAGATGACCGCTACCTTGCCGTTCGCGCCGCATCTGGTCGGCAACGTGATCATGCCGGCCCTGCACGGCGGGGTGATCGGGGCGTTCATGGAAATGACCGCGCTGGCCCAGCTGTCGGTGATCGCGCCTAGCGCCAAGGTCCACAAGACCATCGACATCACCATCGAGTACCTGCGGCCGGGCAAGGCCATGACCATGTACGCCCGGGCCGACGTGCGGAAGATCGGCCGCCAGATCGCCAACGTGCACGTCGAGGCCTGGCAGGAGGCGCGCGACAAGCCGGCCGCGGCGCTGCGCGGGCACTTCCTGCTGAGCGGGACGTAGGGACTGAGCCTACGCGTCCTTCGGCTGAGGGCTGAGCCTGGCGACCATGAAGGCCAGGACGATGCCGACGATGCCGAGCAGGGCCGAATAGAAGAAGAAGGTCATGTAGCCGGCGCCGAGCGCTTCGGGGGTGACGCCGGACTTCTGCATGGCGTTGGCGAAGGTCTGCGGCGGCAGGCCGGCGAACAGCGGCTTGAAGGCCGCGAAGATCCCGCCGGCGTCGGCGCTGGCGGCGGCGCCCTCGACGATGCGTCCGGACTGCGAGGCGACCAGCTTGCCGAGCAGGGCGTAGAGCGAGGAGAACAGCGCGTACTGGGTCGCGGTGAAGCCCTGGCCGGTCAGGCTGGACATGTAGGCGATCAGGCAGGTGCCGGCGAAGCCAGAAGCGATGTTGTCGACCCCGATGGCCACGCTGAGCGCCCAGAGCTGCGGGCCCTGAGCCGCCAGCCAGGCGAAGACCAGGTTGGACAGGGGGCCTGCGAAGGCGCCGATCACCATCGAGCGGATCAGGCCGAAGCGGGCGATGCAGAAGCCGCCGAGCCCGACCCCGAGCACTGACATGACCACGCCCAGCACCTTGCGGACCTCGGCGATCTCGATCTTCGAGTAGCCCATGTCGAGGTAGAACGGGTTCATGATGTTGAGCACGAAGTCGCTCAGCCGGTAGACGCAGATCAGCGCCAGGATCAGGCCCGCGGCCTGGCCGTAGCGGGCGAAGAAGTTGGCCAGCGGCTCGCCGAGCGCGACGCTGAGATAGCGACCCGGACGGGTCTGCAGGCCCGGCGCCGGACGGGCGGCGAAGAAGATCACCAGCGCCCCGGTCACGACGCCGACGAGCTGGGCGAAGACGCCCCAGGGCTTGGCTTCCCAGAGCGCGGTGACCTGGGCGGCGGCGGCGGACAGGCCGAGCTTCTCGAAGGCGGCGGCGAGGATGGCGGCGTTGCCGGCCAGGCCCGAACCGAGGACGATCCCGCCGAGCACGAACAGCAGCAGGCGGATCGCCCACTCGACGCCGTCGCGGGCCGGGGCGGCGGGAATGTCGCCGGTGTCGATGGCGCGGATCTCGTGCTGGGCCTCGCGCGGGGCGCCGAGCACGCCGAGTACGCCTATCAGCATCAGCAGCGCCATGATCGCGTAGGAGGTGTTCCAGCCGGCGTATTCGGACAGCGCCAGCGGCAGCACGCCGGCGACGATCATGGCGATGCGGTAGCCCCACTGGTAGGCCGCCGCCATCGCCCCCTGCTTCTCGGTGACTGCGGCCTCGATCCGCCAGGCGTCGATGACGATGTCCTGGGTGGCGGAGACGAAGCCCACCAGCACCGCGAACAGCGCCATCAGGCCGAGGCTGGAGACCGGATCGGCGCCGGCGATCGACCACAGGCCGAGCACGATCAGCCCCTGGCAGAGCAGCATCCAGGAGCGGCGATGGCCGAGCCATTTGGTGACGACCGGCACTTTGGCGCGGTCGACGAGGGGGGCCCAGAGGAACTTCAGCGAATAGGCGAGGGTGGCCAGGCCGAAGAAAGCGATGACCTCCAGCGACAGGCCCGCGTCGCGCAGCCAGGCCGACAGCGTGTCGAAGATCAGCAGGTTGGGCAGGCCCGAGGCGAAGCCGAGCGAGAGCATGACCAGCGAGCGGCGCTCGAGATAGACGGCCAGAGCCGCCAGCGTGCCGGGCTTCTTGCCGGCGGCGGCCTCGCCGGCCTCAGTCTCTGTGGTCATCTAAGGCTTCCCCGAACGACGCCGGGGCGGCCCGCGGCGTCAGCCGACCTTGGCGTGGTCCGGCTTTTGCGTCCAGTCGGCGGCGAGGGTCCAGCGGCCAAGCGCCGCGCGCAGGGCGTCGGGGGTCAGCGGCTTGACCAGGAAGTCGTCCATGCCGGCGGCGAGGCAGGCGTGGCGGTCTTCCTCGAAGGCGTTGGCGGTCAGGGCGACGACCGGCGTGCGCACGCCCATGCCGCGGACCTTGCGGGTGGCCTCCAGCCCCGACATGCCGGGCATGCGCATGTCCATCAGGATCAGGTCGTAGACCCCGACCTTGAGTGCGGCCAGCGCCTCCTCGCCGCCGCCGGCCTGGTCGACGCGGCAGCCCTCGCGGGTCAGCAGGGTGCGGGCCAGCAGGGCGTTAATGGGATTGTCCTCGACCAGCAGGATGCGGGCGCCGGGAGCGGCGGCCGGGGCGATGCGGTCGTCCTCCACCGCGCGGGCCGGATCGTCGTCGCGGCGGGCGGCGAGCACCCGCTCGGCCAGCGAGGCGCGGCGCAGCGGCTTGATCAGGTAGCCGGCGAAACCGGCGGCGCGATGCTCGGCGATACGGCCGCGCTCGTCCGGGGTGAGCATGACCAGCAGCGAGCGCTTGGCGGGCGGGCGCTCGGGGGCCAGGGCGCGGTCGATCAGCACGACGTCGGCCGGACGGCTGGCGGCCAGGGCGGCCGGCAGGTCGGCGGCGACCAGGGCCTTGCCGCCGGACGCCTCGATCTGGCGGCGGGCGGCCTCGGCGACGATCGGGTTGGCGCTGACGATGGCGACGGTGCGGCGGGCCAGCGGGCGTTCGGCCCGGGCCGGGCGGCGGGGCAGCGGGGCCTCGAACCAGAAGGCCGCCCCGCCGAGCGAGGCGGTCTCGACCCCGACCGCGCCGTCCATGGCGCCGGCCAGCTTGCGGGCGATGGCCAGGCCCAGGCCCGCGCCGCCGAGTTGGACGTCGCGCAGCGGGTCGGCTTGTTCGAAGGCCTCGAAGATGGTCTCGCGGGCGGCCTGGCTTACCCCGGGACCAGAGTCCTCGACCGTGAAGCGCAGGCCGGCGGGAGTTTCGGCGACGCTCAGCAGCACGCCGCCCTGGCTGGTGAACTTGACCGCGTTGCCGGCGAAGTTGAGCAGAATCTGACGCAGACGGCCTTCGTCGGCGTAGACGACGCCGATGCCGGGCGGCGCGGCCCAGGCGATCTCCAGGCCCTTTTCCTGGGCCCGCGGGGAGAGCAGTTCGCAGACCGAGCGCAGCAGGCTCTCGACGTCGAAGTCGGCGGGATGCAGTTCGATCTTGTCGGCGCCCAGGCGGGCGAAGTCGAGCACGTCGTTGACCAGGCCCAGCAGGTGTTCGCCGGACTCGCGCAGGGCCGAGACATAGGCGCGCTGTTCGTCGGTCAAGGTAGTGCCCGCCAGCAGCCGGGCCATCCCGAGTACGCCGTTCAGCGGCGTGCGGAACTCATGGCTGAGCGAGGCGAGTTGCTCGGCGCTGACGCGGGCGTCACGGGTGCGATCGTAGGTCATCGACCCTAGGTTTACCGCGCGCGGCTTAACGGGCGGTCAAGCGCCCTTAGAGTGCGGCCATTTCCTGGGCCAGGGTCACCAGGGCGGCGCGGGCCGAGGCCTGCGGGATGGACGCGAAGGCCTCCAGCAAATCGACCCCGCCGGTCAGGGCCAGGGCCGAGATCACCTCGTCGGCGGCGTCGGCCAGGCCGCCCTCCTCGCCGACCAGCCAGCCGACGCTGGTGTCGAGCGCTGCGGCGATGGCCACCAGCATCGAGCCGGAGACGCGATTGGCCCCGCGCTCGTACTTCTGGATCTGCTGGAAAGAGACGCCGACCCGTTCGGAGAGCACTCCCTGGCTGATGCCGAGGGACTTGCGGCGCAGGCGCATTCGGGCGCCGATGCCGATATCAACAGGGTCTGGACCGATGGCGTCGTCGAGGGGCATTTTGTCCTCCCCACTGCTTGGGATATTCTATCGCGGCGTTAAGCCTGCCGCAGCATAACAAGTAGACGGCCGGTAACGCGAGTCGCTAACGTATTCGTCCTATGCGCGCACCGTCTGAGACCATCGCGGACCCAGTCGAGCTTCTCACGCCGAGAGAGCGCGATTGCCTGCGCCTCGTCGACCGCCACCTCAGCTCCAAGCAGATCGCCCGCGAGCTGGGCATGTCGAAGGCTTCGGTCGACACCTATTGCGATCGGGCGCGCCGCAAGCTGGGCGTCGCCGACCGCTATGCGGCCGCGCGGGCCTTGGCCGATCACGAAATCGCTGTCCCGATCGGATCGGGACACGACGCGATCAGGACAGACGCCGCCGCCGTCTCGTGGGCTGATGAAGCCCAGCAAGGAGGCGAGGCCGATGGGCGACTGGTTGCGAGAACTGGCGGACGCCAGGGGTACGGTGGTGAACC
This region includes:
- a CDS encoding ligase-associated DNA damage response exonuclease; protein product: MIRPESLLCPKPEGLYCAPGDFFVDPVAPVARAVITHGHADHARAGHGTVIATPQTLAIMAERYGQDFAGSVQPLAYGESVSRDGVDVTLVPAGHVLGSAQAVVAWKGLTMVVSGDYKRRRDPTCLAFEPVPCDVFISEATFGLPVFRHPDAGHEIARLLRSVQQFPERAHLVGAYALGKAQRIIRLLREAGWERTIYVHGALDRLNALYEAHGVPLGPLAPATSDQKQDFAGQIIIAPPGALADRWSRRFPDPVTAFASGWMQVRARARQRGVELPLVISDHADWDELTATVDELRPGELWITHGREEALLRWAQLHDIRARALALVGYEDETED
- a CDS encoding helix-turn-helix domain-containing protein, with translation MPLDDAIGPDPVDIGIGARMRLRRKSLGISQGVLSERVGVSFQQIQKYERGANRVSGSMLVAIAAALDTSVGWLVGEEGGLADAADEVISALALTGGVDLLEAFASIPQASARAALVTLAQEMAAL
- a CDS encoding PaaI family thioesterase is translated as MNTYPEALREIARHMVETVPQASALGFKLLSVEPSRGSIFTPWREDLVGDPDTGVIAGGVVTALLDHVCGLAIISTARDATTPFSTATLDLRIDYMRPAAPRADITASAHCYKLTRTIAFVRAHAYDADPQDPIATAQAAFILKRAPAA
- a CDS encoding response regulator yields the protein MTYDRTRDARVSAEQLASLSHEFRTPLNGVLGMARLLAGTTLTDEQRAYVSALRESGEHLLGLVNDVLDFARLGADKIELHPADFDVESLLRSVCELLSPRAQEKGLEIAWAAPPGIGVVYADEGRLRQILLNFAGNAVKFTSQGGVLLSVAETPAGLRFTVEDSGPGVSQAARETIFEAFEQADPLRDVQLGGAGLGLAIARKLAGAMDGAVGVETASLGGAAFWFEAPLPRRPARAERPLARRTVAIVSANPIVAEAARRQIEASGGKALVAADLPAALAASRPADVVLIDRALAPERPPAKRSLLVMLTPDERGRIAEHRAAGFAGYLIKPLRRASLAERVLAARRDDDPARAVEDDRIAPAAAPGARILLVEDNPINALLARTLLTREGCRVDQAGGGEEALAALKVGVYDLILMDMRMPGMSGLEATRKVRGMGVRTPVVALTANAFEEDRHACLAAGMDDFLVKPLTPDALRAALGRWTLAADWTQKPDHAKVG
- a CDS encoding DUF4349 domain-containing protein, producing the protein MRSSIVGLALCILLAGCGRPVERAYKEQNTLADAAAAATDAATRPADSVPAGAPMLAYSYDYGLQASPKGVRTLLARHEAACAKAGPAICQVIGSSVNEHGEDQLSAELNLRAAPPWLTQFRRGLAVDAKGAGGRLVRSQVSSEDLSRQIVDTEAMLRAKITLRDRLQALLASRPGKLADLVELERELSKVQGELDAAQSELTMMRQRVATSDVTISYESGGVLAPQGVWSPIGKALSDFLGILAATVALLINVIAWTLPWLLLGGLLIWALRKRLKWPWRRKQKPAA
- a CDS encoding PaaI family thioesterase; translation: MSQSAAAQRLEEFLGRVPYVRFLGMRAELAGDEMTATLPFAPHLVGNVIMPALHGGVIGAFMEMTALAQLSVIAPSAKVHKTIDITIEYLRPGKAMTMYARADVRKIGRQIANVHVEAWQEARDKPAAALRGHFLLSGT
- a CDS encoding MFS transporter; the protein is MTTETEAGEAAAGKKPGTLAALAVYLERRSLVMLSLGFASGLPNLLIFDTLSAWLRDAGLSLEVIAFFGLATLAYSLKFLWAPLVDRAKVPVVTKWLGHRRSWMLLCQGLIVLGLWSIAGADPVSSLGLMALFAVLVGFVSATQDIVIDAWRIEAAVTEKQGAMAAAYQWGYRIAMIVAGVLPLALSEYAGWNTSYAIMALLMLIGVLGVLGAPREAQHEIRAIDTGDIPAAPARDGVEWAIRLLLFVLGGIVLGSGLAGNAAILAAAFEKLGLSAAAAQVTALWEAKPWGVFAQLVGVVTGALVIFFAARPAPGLQTRPGRYLSVALGEPLANFFARYGQAAGLILALICVYRLSDFVLNIMNPFYLDMGYSKIEIAEVRKVLGVVMSVLGVGLGGFCIARFGLIRSMVIGAFAGPLSNLVFAWLAAQGPQLWALSVAIGVDNIASGFAGTCLIAYMSSLTGQGFTATQYALFSSLYALLGKLVASQSGRIVEGAAASADAGGIFAAFKPLFAGLPPQTFANAMQKSGVTPEALGAGYMTFFFYSALLGIVGIVLAFMVARLSPQPKDA